A region of the Candidatus Hydrogenedentota bacterium genome:
GGACAGCGAGGTGGTCCAGCCTCAGGCCGTGCTGGACCTGCTGAACCAAATCACCAAGGGCGAGGCGATCATCAGCACCGGCGTTGGGCAGCACCAGATGTTCGCGGCGCAGTTCATGGACTTCAAGGAGCCGCGCACGTGGCTCACCTCGGGCAGCATGGGCACGATGGGCTTTGGGCTGCCCGCCGCCATCGGCGCCCAGTTTGCCCGGCCCGACAAGCTGGTGATAGACGTGGACGGGGACGGCAGCATCCGGATGAACCTGGGCGAGATGGAGACCTGCACGACCTACAACCTGCCGGTGAAAATCCTGCTGCTGAACAACCTCGGCGACGGCATGGTGGTGCAGTGGCAGTCGCTGTATTTTGACGGCCGCTTCTCCGGCACGGACAAGTCGCTCCACCAGAAGGACTTTGTGAAGGCGGCCGAGGCCGACGGATTCAAGTTCGCGCGGCGCGTGTCGAAGTACGAGGAACTGAAACAGGCCCTGGAGGAGTTCGTCTCCTTCGACGGTCCCGCCTTCCTCGAGGTGATGACGGACAAGCTGGCCTTTGTCTACCCGATGGTCGGCCCCGGCATGGCCTACCGGGAAATGCTCACGGGCCCGTTCATCAAGAGCCGCCAGGCCGGCCCGTCCGAGGGCACCCTGGACACGTCGGACAGTTTCTAAGTATTTTTCAACACGTTAGCCGATTGGCATGGGCATCTTTTCTTGCTCTTGCTCTTTATCTTGCTCTTGCTCCAAATCCCTAAACGGAAACTCGTTTACCGCACTCCGCAGCCTCCTCTCCGGCTGTTGGCGTGTGTCCGGTCATCGGGACTTTGCAGGCCAGGCGATAACGTTGCCATAAATGCTTCAAATTCTATGCTCTTTGACACACAGCGAGTATTTCATGGTCAAAGCACATGTCTGTGACTTTCGCTGAAACAAAGTCAGAGCAAGAGCAAGATGAAGAGCAAGATCAAGAAAAAACGAATGTCCAGATCGGTTAAACAGTTGCAGCCATTTGGCATCCCGGCGGCCCCGGGCTTGCACCCATTCCGTCCGGCGTGGGAACATAGGCGCGCGAGAACAGCCGCCCGCTCCGGGTGGCGCGGCAAAACGACGGGAGGCTCCGGATGGACGCGTCTTTCAGGCGGGTAATCAACGCGACGGCGCCGGTGCGCATTTGCGACCTGGGCGGCTGGACCGACACCTGGTTCGCGGAGTACGGCGCGGTGTTCAACATCGGCGTGTACCCCTACGCGGAGGTGCAGATTTATGTGACCCGCGGCGGCCCCCCGGCCCCGCGCCGGATCATGATCCACGCGGAGAATTTCGGGGACCGGTACGAGCTGGACTGCGCGCCCATCGAGTACGACAAGCACCCGCTGCTGGAGGCCTGCCTGGACATCATGGACCTTCCGCAGGACCTCTCCTTCGAGGTGAACCTGTACTCGAACGCCCCGGCGGGCTGCTCGACGGGGACCTCGGCGGCGGTGAGCGTGGCGCTGCTGGGCGCGCTGGACCTGCTTCAGCCGGGCCGGCGGATGACCCCGCACGAGGTGGCGGCCATGGCGCACCGCGTGGAGACGGAGAAGCTCGGGCTCCAGTGCGGCATCCAGGACCAGTTGTGCTCGGCCTACGGCGGCGCCTGCTTCATCGAGATGCACCAGTACCCGCACGCCAGCGTGTCGCAGATACAGGTGTCCAACAGCGTGTGGTGGGAGCTTGAGCGGCGGCTCGCGCTGGTGTTCCTGGGCAAGTCCCACTCGTCGAGCGAGGTCCACGGGCGGGTCATCGCGGGGTTTGAAAAAGAGAACGCGGACAAGTCCGCCCTGGAGCCCCTGCGGGCGGCGGCGCACGCAGGGAAAAACGCCCTGTACGCGGGAGATTTTGGCGCCTTCGCGGAGGCGATGGCGCTGAACACGGCGGCGCAGAAGGCACTGCACCCGGCGCTGGTCTCCGCGGAGGCGGAGGCGGTCATCGCCCTGGCGCGGGAACACGGCGCGCAGGGCTGGAAAGTGAACGGCGCGGGGGGGGACGGCGGGTCCCTGACCCTGCTTTTCGGCCCGGAAAGCGAGAAGAAGAGGGCCTTTATCCGCGCCCTGCCGGGGCTGAACCCGGCGTTCCAGACCATACCGATTTACCTCTCCCGTTTCGGCCTGCGCCAGTGGGAGAGCGTCTAAGTCAGATGCCCGGCAGACGGGTAGACGGGGTCGGTGGGCAGCCATGAACGGGTGATGTTTTTTCTGCGGCCGCCTCACGGCGTTTACTCCGGGCCGCGGTCGGCCGTGGACGCATGGTTTGACACCCCAAGTCGTTGTCTGCTATTATCTTGTATGCAGTGTTGCGGCAGTGCCGCAACCATAAGCAGGAACCGAAGTTCCTCACCTGACGGCGGCCGGCGTGAGCCGGGCCAGCCAGTCACGGTTGGCGCCCCGGGGCGTGGTGTGCAATCGCGCATTTTATTCCGGCGGTGGAAGGACTCGGTCTTTCTGCCGCCGGTTTTTTTGTTGCGTCCGGGCGGGCGCGGTGCCCGCCGCGCGGCGAGTGTCCAAAGCGCAAAGGGGCGTGTCCCCGAAGGAGATACTCACATCATCACGGGAAAGAAGGAAGACGCGATTCGCGTGAACGATCAAATCCGCGCGCGCCAGGTGCGGGTGATTGACGAGGAGGGCGAGCAGCTTGGGATCATGAGCCCGCGCGACGCGCTTCGCGAGGCGGAGCAGCGGGGCTTTGATCTGGTGGAGGTGGCGCCGAAGGCGGCCCCGCCGGTCTGCCGGATCATGGACTACGGCAAGTACCGTTACGAGCAGAAACGCCGCGCCCGCGAGTCACGGAAGCACCAGCACACGATCACGGTCAAGGAAATCAAGTACCGTCCGAAGATTGACAAGCATGATTTCGACTACAAGACCAACCATGTGCGGGAGTTTTTGTCCGAGGGGAACAAGGTGAAAGTCACCATCATGTTCCGGGGCCGCGAGGTGGCCCATCCCGAATTCGGCCGCGACATTCTGCAGAAGGTGGTGGAGGCCACGGCCGACCTGTGCACGGGCGAGTACAAGCCCGGGGAGTCCCGGCTCGAGGGCCGCAACATGAGCATGGTGCTCAATCCGGTCAAGGCGCCGGCTTGAGACAGGATTAATTTTTTTCGCCCGCGCGGCCCGGCGCCGCGCCGGCGGTGATTGTCAGGTTGAACTGGAACGCGCCTGGGCGGGCGTTCCGGAAAGCGTTTTTGCTTTCCGCCGGCCCGCCCAAACTGAAACGGAGACAAGACATGCCGAAAATCAAGACCAGCCGCAGCGGGGCCAAGCGCTTCAAGGCCACGGCCGGCGGCAAAATCAAGCGGAACAAGGCGTTCGCCCGCCATCTGATGTCCGCGAAGACCCCCAAGCGCAAGCGCAACCTCCGCCACGCCACCACGGTGGCGCAGCCGGATGTGGCGCGCATCAAGCGGATGGTTCCCTACTCCTAAACCCGGAAACGCAACCCGCGCCCACCGGACCCCCGCGGGGCTCCGGCCGCGGAAATGAAAGGCCCCTGTCATGAGAGCGACCAACAATCCGGCGTCACGCCGCCGGCGCAAGAAAATACTCGAGCTTGCCTCCGGCTACCGGGGCAGCCACCATCGCCTGAACAAGACCGCCCAGCAGGCGGTTGCCCACGCGGGCATGTACGCGTACCGCGACCGCAAGGTGCGCAAGCGCGAGTTCCGCCGCCTGTGGATCGCCCGCATCAACGCGGGTGTCCGCGCGAACGGCCTCTCGTACAACCGCTTCATCGAGGGCATGAAGAAGGCGGGCATCACCCTTGACCGCAAGGTGCTCGCCGAAATCGCCGTCTCGGACGAGGCGGCTTTCGCGCAGATCGTCGAGCGCGTGAAGGCGACGCTCGCCCCCGTGTCATGACAATGCGCATAGTCCCCGCGGTGGACATCCGCGGGGGCCGCTGCGTGAACCTCGTCCAGGGCGACTACGACCAGGAGACGGTGTTTTCCGAAGACCCCGCCGGCCAGGCCCGCTTCTGGTGGCGTGGCCTGCTGGAGGCGGGCGCGGACCCGGACACGGCGATGGTCCACATCGTGGACTTGGACGGCGCGAAGGCCGGGCACTGCTGCGTGCTGGACGCGCTGCGCGCCATGGCGCGCGACGGTGTCCGGTTTGAGGTGGGCGGCGGCGTGCGCACCCTGGAGGACATTGCTTCGGTGCTGGAGGCGGGCGCGTCCCGCGTCATTCTCGGCACGGCGGCCCACCGCGAGCCCGCACTGCTGGCGGAGGCGTGCCGCCGCTGGCCCGGCAGGATGGTGGCGGGCATAGACGCCCGCGCGGGCCGGGTTTCGCTCAGCGGCTGGATCGAGGACACGGACACGGACGCCGTTGATTTTGCCCGGCAGACCGCCGGGGCGGGCGTGTCGCGCATCATCTACACCGACATCCTGTCCGACGGCATGATGAAGGGTCCGAACCATGAGACCACGGGCCGGGTGGCGCGGGCCGCGGGCGTTCCCGTGACCCTTTCCGGCGGGGTCTCCTCGCTGGACGACCTGCGCCGGGCCCGCGCCCTTGAGGGGGACGGCGTGGACGAGATTATCGTGGGCCGGGCGCTGTATCTGAACCGTTTCACCGTCGCCGAGGCGGTGGCGGTGCTGCGGGAATGCCCATGAGCGAAACCTTCCAACGGGTGGCCATCGTGGGGGTGGGGCTGCTGGGCGCGTCCCTTGGGCTCGCGCTGAAGGCGCGGGGCCTGGTGAAGACGGTGGCGGGGGCGGGGCGCCGCCGGGAAACCCTGGAAAAGGCGCTCGCGCTGGGCGCCATTGACCTTGTCGCGGACAGCCCGGAGGAGGCCGCCGACGGCGCCGACCTGGCCGTCATCGCCACCCCGGCCGCGGCGGTGCTTTCCGCCATGGACGCCCTGCGCGGCCTGGCGGAGTCGGGGAGTCTCGTTGTCACGGACGTGGCGAGCACCAAGGCGGTCATCTGCGCGCACGCCGTCCGCACGTGGAAGGCGCCCCGGCAATTTGTGGGATCGCACCCCATGGCGGGCAGCGAGAAATCCGGCCCAGAATATGGCACGGCGGACCTCTACGAGGGCGCGGTCTGCCTCATCGAGGACAGTCCCGGCACCGACCCTGAGGCCGTCCAGTTGGTGCGGCGGCTGTGGGGCTCCGTGGGGGCCCGGCTTGTGGCGCTGGACCCTGAAAGCCATGACCGCATGCTTGCGCGCACGAGCCATCTGCCCCATGTGGCGGCCGCCGCGCTGGCCGCGCTGGCCGCGGAGGTGGGGGCGAGGCGCGAGGTGATTGGCCGGGGCTTTCTCGACTCGACCAGGATTGCCGACGGCCCGCCGGAGGTGTGGCGGGACATCTGCCTGACCAACCGCGAGGCGGTGCTGGAAAGCGTGGCGGGCCTGAAGGGGCGGCTGGAGCGTTTTGAGGCGCTGTTGCGCGCCGGGGACGGGCACGGCCTGGAGATGTATTTCGAGGAGGGCCGGCGGGGACGCCGCGGGACGGCCGGAAAATGAGGGGCCTGTTCATCACCTTCGAGGGGGTCGAGGGGTGCGGGAAGACCACACAGATACAGATGCTCGCCGATTACCTGCGCGGCCTGGGCCGCGAGGTGGTGCGGACGCGGGAACCGGGGGGCACCCCGGCCGCGGAGCGTGTCCGGGGCCTTTTGCTCGACCCGGAAATGCGCGGCATGGCGCCCATGACGGAACTGCTGCTTTACGCCGCCGCCCGCGCCCAGCATGTGGCCGAGGTGATTCGCCCGGCCCTGTCCTCGGGCGCGGTGGTCCTGTGCGACCGCTACGCCGACTCGACCACGGCCTACCAGGGGGGCGGGCGCGCCCTGCCCATGGACGACATCCGGACGCTGCACGGCCTGGCGACGGGCGGGGTGTGGCCGGACTGCACCATCCTGCTTGACCTGCCCGCAGAGGAGGGGCTTGCGCGCACCCATGGCCGGGGTGTCCCCGACCGGATCGAGGGCGAGCCCCTGGATTTCCATCAGCGGGTGCGGGAGGCCTTTCTGCGCATTGCGGCGCAGGAGCCGGAACGTATTACAATCATCAACGCCGCCGGGCCGGCGGAGACGGTGGCGGAGGCGGTCCGCGCGCGGGTGGACCGGCTGCTTCAGGACAACTGACCGGCGCGCCGCAGCACGGCGCGCGGGTTCCGGGTGACAGATGAGTTTCGTGACAGTCAAAGACCAGGCCGTGGCGGTGCGCCTGCTGCGGAGCATCACGGCGAAGGGGCGCATCCCCGCCGGGCTGATGCTCTGGGGGCCGTCCGGTGTGGGCAAGCGCATGGCCGCGATGGAGCTGGCCAAGGCGCTCAACTGCGCCGCGGGCGGTGGCGACGCGTGCGACCGGTGCCTTTCCTGCCGGAAGGCCGCCAGCGGCAACCATCCGGACATCATCGTCGTCTCCCCGGCGGGGCGCACCCGCATCATCAAGGTTGACGCCGTGGAGCGGATGAACGAGACGACGGTCTACCGCCCTTTCGAGGGGGGGCGGCGCATTTTCATCATCGAGGACGCGGACCGCATGAACGAGGCGGCGCAGAACCATTTTCTGAAGACCCTCGAGGAGCCCGCCAGCGCGACGGTGTTTGTCTTGGTCACCGCGAACCCCCGCCAACTGCTGCCGACCATCCGCTCGCGGTGCCAGCCCGTGCGTTTCGGCGCGCTGCGCCGGGAAACGGTGGCGGAACTGCTCTCGGCGCGCTGCGGGCTCTCCCCGGAGGCCGCGCTGCCCATCGCGGCGCTGTCCCAGGGGCAGATGGGCCGCGCGCTGGACCTGCACGAGAGCGGCCGCCGGGACATGGTGCTCTCCGTGATACACCGGCTCTCCACGGGCGGGGACCCGCTGCTGCTGGGGGAGGAGTTTGCGGCATATCTCCAGACGGTGGAGCGGGCGGTGGCCGAAGCCGTGAAGCGTCCCGCGCCGGGCGCGGGGAACGGCGGCGGGGACGTTGAGGACGGGGAGGAGGACGAGTTTGGGGAGGGCAACGGCGGCGATCTGGAGAAGGAGCAACTGGAGGCGCTGATTGCGGGGCGCATGCGCCTTGAAATGTACGAGCACATCCACCTGTTCCAGAGCTGGTACCGGGACGAGCTGGTGTGCCGCGCCCCGGGCGGCGCGGAGCACGCCCTGAACCGGGACCAACTGGACCGGCTGGCCGCGGGCGGTGGCGGCGATCCCGCGGTGAAACTGGAGGCGCTGGACCGCGCCTGGCTGTATCTTGAACGCAACATCAACCGGGGGCGCGTATTCCGCGACCTGTTTTTTGCGCTGGCGGTCTGACGCCGGCGGGGAGAAGTGAACAGATGGACATCATTCGCGTCCGGCTCCGCAAACCGCGCCGGGTCCTGTCCTTCCTCTGCGAGGGGCTGACCATCGGGCGGGACGAGCCCTGCATTGTGAACACGGAGAACGGCCTGGAGTGGGGGGTCTGCGTGCTTCCCCCGGAGCCGTGCGGGGCGGACGAGGCGCGCCGGGTGAAGATGCGGGTGGTGCGCCGCGCCACCGACGCGGACCGGCAAACCCTTCAGGACATCGAGGAGGAGGAGGCGAAGGCGCAGAAGGTCTGCCAGCGCAGGATTGAAAAGCACGGACTGGACATGAAACTGGTCGAGAGCGAGTACGCCTTCGACAAGAGCCGGATGACCTTCCATTTCATCGCGGAGAACCGCGTGGACTTCCGCGAACTGGTCCGCGACCTGGCCCACGAGCTGCGCCACCGCATCGAGCTGCGCCACATCCAGGTGCGCGACCAGGCGAAGATGACCGGCGGCCTGGGCACCTGCGGGCGGCAACTGTGCTGCGCGAGTTTTCTCGACGACTTCAAGCCCATCTCGATGCGCATGGCCAAGAGCCAGAACCTCTCGCTGAACCCCGCCAAGATCAGCGGCCAGTGCGGCCGCCTGCTCTGCTGCCTCGGCTACGAGAACGACCAGTACGAGAAATGCCGCAGACAGAAGCCCGAAGGCGGCCAGGCGCCCTGCGCCGAGGCCCCGTGCCGCCGTGAAAACCCGGCACCCGCGGAGGACGGCCCGGAGCCCCCGCAGCCCGCCGTCCAGGCGCCGGTCCCGCAGGGGCGCCCGGAGGAGGGCGACGCGCAGCCCAAACGCAAACGCAAGAAGAAACGGCGCGGGAAAAAGGGCGGCGAGTCCTGATGCGGATTCCCGACACGCACTGCCACCTCCAGGATGCCCGGTTTGACGCGGACCGGGAGGAGGTGCTGGCCCGCAGCCTGGACCGCCTCGCCTGGGTGATGGTCATCGGGGATGACCTGGCCAACAGCCGCGCCGCCTGCGACCTCGTCCGGCCCGGCGTTTTCGCCGCCGTGGGACTGCACCCGTATCATGCGGAGGCGCTGGACGACGCGGCCCTCGAACAGCTCCGGGAACTGGCCCGCCGCCCCGGCGTGCGCGCAATCGGGGAAATAGGCCTGGACTACTTCAACGAGTTCGCGCCGCGGGCGGCGCAGTTGAGGGCGTTCCCCCGGCAGCTCGCCCTGGCCGCCGAGTTGTGCCTGCCCGTGGTCATCCACAACCGCGCCGCCGACGCGGACAGCCTGGCCATCCTCCGCGAGCATGCCCCCGCCCTGCCCGCAGTCGTCATGCACTGTTTCGGCAGCGGCCCGGAGACCGCCGCCGCCTGCGCGGAGGCGGGATGGTTTGTCTCCTTTGCGGGGAACCTGACCTTTCCCAAGGCGCAGCCCCTGCGCGACGCCGCCGCCGTGGTGCCCCTGGACCTGCTGCTGGCGGAGACCGACGCGCCCTACCTCACCCCGCAGCCCCGGCGGGGGCAGCGCTGCGAACCGGCGGACGCGCTGCACACCGCCGCCACCCTGGCCCAAGTCAAGGGGGTTGACCTGGAAAGCATGCACACGGCGCTCCGCCGCAACGCGGAGACCGCCTTTCAAACGGGCGGCGAGACCATGGACCGCCTGCCGTGACCCGTGTGTACATAGACGCCGACGCGTGCCCGGTGAAGAAAGAGGCCTGCCGGGTGGCGGCGCGCCACCAAGTCGCCGTGACAATTGTCGCCAACACCTCCATGTCCGTTCCCGGCACCCCGGAGGTTTCCCTGGTCGTGGTCGGCGACGGATTCGACGAGGCCGACGACTGGATTGCGGAGCATGCGGGCCCGCGTGATGTCGTGGTGACCGACGACATCCCCCTCGCCTCGCGCTGCCTTCAGAAGGGCGCGCGTGTGGTCGGAACGCGGGGCCGCGAGTTCACGGAGGCCTCCATCGGCGACGCCCTGGCCACCCGCGAGGTGTTGTCCCAGCTTCGGGAGCACGGTCTGGCGGGTGGTGGTCCGTCCCCCTTCGGCCCCAAAGACCGGTCCCGTTTCCTCGACCGCTTCGACGCCCTTCTTCGCGCCGCGCTCCGGCCATAGGCAGGGTGGGCGCCGACAGGGGCCTTTTTGTCACACAAGGACGTCTGCGCCTAACCCCCCCGCAAAATAACGGTTGACGAATGTATACCGGACGTGTATATTGGTATACAAAGAGGGTTATAATGTCAATATTGTCGTCAACCTGCAGGAGTCCAGTCATGGGCAAGCCGGGAAAGGGTTTCACCCTAATTGAGCTGTTGGTGGTTATTGGCATCATCGCCATTCTCGCGGCCATTCTGCTGCCGGCCCTGTCCCGGGCGCGCGAGGCGGCGCGCCGTGCGAGCTGCGCGGGCACGCTGAAACAGTGGGCGATGGTCCTGAAGATGTACGCGGGCGAGTCCGGGGGTGGAAAGTATCCCCCGATGCAGTTGGAGCCGGGCTGCGGCTCGGACTTTGTGTGCATCGCCTTCATGCCACGGTTTGACACCATATACCCGGAGTATCTGACCGACACGTCCATGCTGTTCTGCCCGTCCGACGCGAAGGACCGTCCTGAAAACTTTCCCCCTGTGGACGGGACAATCCGGTTCGCGATCAAGGACCGCCCCAACCGCCGGGACTATGTGCAGGCCGTGGACGCGAGCTACGTGTACACCCAGTTTCTGTTTGACCGCTGCGGTGACGAGTTCCCGAAAAAAAGCATGGCGGCGCTGGCGCTGCTCACGCAGGCGCTGGGTTACCCGATAGAAAACCCCGAAGAGCCCGGTCCGGCCCAGTATGTGCAGGTGATGGAGGAAATGATCCGCGCGCTGACCGCCGCCGCGTTTCAGGGGGACGAGGCGTTCAAGAAGGCCGTGGATGACGACCGCCGACTTCCCGCGCACACCGATCCGGAGTTCTCCGGCCCCCAGGGGTATAACGGCAACGGCGGCATGGAAACGGTGTACCGGCTACGGGAGGGCATCGAGCGGTTCCTCATCACGGACATCAACAACCCCGCTGCGTCGGCCCGCGCCCAAAGTGAGATTTACATTCTTTGGGACCACATCCGCACCCAGGTGGCGGATTTCAACCATGCCCCCGGCGGCGCCAATGTCCTATACATGGACGGTCACGTGGAGTTCCTGCGCTACCCCGGCAGACCGCCCGCAGGCCGCACCCTCGCCAAGATGACCGGGGTCTTCGCCGGGGACTGAGCGGTGCGGCAGGGGGGGGCGTCACGCACATGCCGCGCCGCGCGGGTGTAGTACAATCGCAGGATTCCGCAGGTTCACCATCCGCAGTCCGCAAGGCGTCACGGTCCATGGAGGAGGAACACACCATGAATTACGGCATTGCCCTCAACCGTCGCGAGTTTTTGGGGAGGGCCGCCGCCGGTCTGGCGGCCACGGGCGTTCTTGGGGCGGGATTCGCCCAAGAAGCCGTATTGGAGGTCCCCCGCGAGGCGCTTACCCCGGCAAGCCCCGAACAGGCCGGGGTGGACCCGGTCAGGCTTCAGGAGGCGGTGGAGTATGTGGACAGCGATTTCGCGGCGGGGACGTTTCCCGGCGCGGCGCTCGTGGCCACGCGGGGCGGACGCAAATTTGTCGAGCGGTACTGGGGGACCTGCGCGGGCCGGGACCGCGCGGACGCGCCCTTTGACGGCTCCGTTCTCAGCATGATGTTCTCCTTCTCGAAGGCCGTCACCGCCACGGTGGCCGTGATGGCCCACCAGGAGGGGCTGTTTGACTATGACGAGCCCGCGCACAAATTCATCAAAGGCTTTACGGGGGGCGGCAAGGAGGCGATCACCGTCCGCCACCTCCTCACCCATGCCGCCGGGCTTACCGCGGCGCCCCTCGACCCCGTTTTGTCCGAAGAGGAATGGCGGGCCGCCATCGCCAAACTCTGCGCGATGGACACCGAATGGGAGCCGGGCTCGCGCACGGGTTACCACGGCATCAGCGGCATGCTCCTCGTCGCCGAGGTGGTGCGCCAGGTGTCGGGTAACAGGCCCTGGAATGAGATTTGCCGGGAACGCCTTTTTGAGCCGCTCGGCGCGGGCATCACCTTTGACGTGCCGCCCGGGGCCGCGCCGGTGGCGCTGGTGCCGCCGCCGAAGTCTTATCCATGGCCACTGGACACGGAACATGTCCCCTTTCTGGGACACCCTTCCGGCGGTGCTTTCGCCCGGCCCGACGACATGCTCAAACTGCTGAACCTCCATCTGGGCGGCGGGAAGTGGAACGGCAGGACGCTCCTCCAGCCGGAGGCGCTGAAGGAGATGCACCGTGTCCAATACCAGAAGGAGATAGATGCGGCCATTGCGGCGGGAAAGGGTCCGAAGCATGAGTTTTGGGGGCTGGGCTGGCTGCTTCGGGGCACTGCGGAGGAGAGCTGGTTTGGCTTTGGCAATGTGGCCTCCGCCCGGACCTTTGGCCATGCGGGTATTGACACGGTGATCGGCCTGGCCGACCCGGAAACGGACACGGCGCTGGTGTTCCTGAGCACCGCATCCCCCGGCGAGGCGGAAACCACCATGCGGCTGCGCAACACGGTCACCAACAAAGTCATGGCCGCGGTGCGGGGTTGAGGCCATGACCGTTCAGGAGGTGAGAGCGGCTTTGCGTCAGGCGGCGAGTCCGGAAAAGGCGGCCATTTTGGCGCGCTTCTTCAAGACCGGCCCCGGAGAATACGGCGAGGGGGACCACTTTCTCGGCGTGGTGGTCCCCGCGCAGCGGAAGATTGTCCGCGACTATTTTGCGGGCCGGAAATCCCCTGACTGCGGGGAGGTCCTGGCCGTGGTCCATGAACTCCTCAATGGAGAGCGCCATGAGGAGCGGCTCACGGGGCTGCTGATACTTGTGGAACTGTACAGGCGAAGCGGCGGCGTGGACCGGAGCCGTGTCTGCGGGTTCTATCTGGAGCATCTGGACCGCGTCAACAACTGGGACCTGGTTGACCTGAGCGCGCCGGGCATTCTCGGCGCGCATCTATTGGACCGGGACTCCGCCGTGTTGTTCCGTCTGGCGGAGAGCGGCAATGTTTGGGAGCGCCGCGTGGCCGTGCTCGCCACCCTTGTCTTTATCCGTGCCGGTCGGTTTTCAGAAACACTGCGGCTCGCAGAAAGGCTGCTGCTGGAGAAGCGGGACACGCATGACCTGATGCACAAGGCGGTCGGATGGATGCTCCGCGAGGTGGGAAAGCGCGACCGGGGCGCGCTGGAGTCGTTTCTGGACAAACATGCGGCACAGTTGCCCCGCACCGCCCTGCGCTACGCCATTGAGCGGTTTCCCGAGA
Encoded here:
- a CDS encoding prepilin-type N-terminal cleavage/methylation domain-containing protein, producing the protein MGKPGKGFTLIELLVVIGIIAILAAILLPALSRAREAARRASCAGTLKQWAMVLKMYAGESGGGKYPPMQLEPGCGSDFVCIAFMPRFDTIYPEYLTDTSMLFCPSDAKDRPENFPPVDGTIRFAIKDRPNRRDYVQAVDASYVYTQFLFDRCGDEFPKKSMAALALLTQALGYPIENPEEPGPAQYVQVMEEMIRALTAAAFQGDEAFKKAVDDDRRLPAHTDPEFSGPQGYNGNGGMETVYRLREGIERFLITDINNPAASARAQSEIYILWDHIRTQVADFNHAPGGANVLYMDGHVEFLRYPGRPPAGRTLAKMTGVFAGD
- a CDS encoding beta-lactamase family protein, whose product is MNYGIALNRREFLGRAAAGLAATGVLGAGFAQEAVLEVPREALTPASPEQAGVDPVRLQEAVEYVDSDFAAGTFPGAALVATRGGRKFVERYWGTCAGRDRADAPFDGSVLSMMFSFSKAVTATVAVMAHQEGLFDYDEPAHKFIKGFTGGGKEAITVRHLLTHAAGLTAAPLDPVLSEEEWRAAIAKLCAMDTEWEPGSRTGYHGISGMLLVAEVVRQVSGNRPWNEICRERLFEPLGAGITFDVPPGAAPVALVPPPKSYPWPLDTEHVPFLGHPSGGAFARPDDMLKLLNLHLGGGKWNGRTLLQPEALKEMHRVQYQKEIDAAIAAGKGPKHEFWGLGWLLRGTAEESWFGFGNVASARTFGHAGIDTVIGLADPETDTALVFLSTASPGEAETTMRLRNTVTNKVMAAVRG
- a CDS encoding DNA alkylation repair protein, coding for MTVQEVRAALRQAASPEKAAILARFFKTGPGEYGEGDHFLGVVVPAQRKIVRDYFAGRKSPDCGEVLAVVHELLNGERHEERLTGLLILVELYRRSGGVDRSRVCGFYLEHLDRVNNWDLVDLSAPGILGAHLLDRDSAVLFRLAESGNVWERRVAVLATLVFIRAGRFSETLRLAERLLLEKRDTHDLMHKAVGWMLREVGKRDRGALESFLDKHAAQLPRTALRYAIERFPEMERRGYLAAGK